In Plasmodium gaboni strain SY75 chromosome 14, whole genome shotgun sequence, one genomic interval encodes:
- a CDS encoding putative cyclic nucleotide-binding protein, whose product MEDLESKAIENIHDNLKKCIDRRISKNTNEDEEESSKDIFFIYNSLKEYIEQLKHTNNFIQRENDYLRKKNEKLIKESNERNSINRNSNKNQKYGTYINEINQLNNENEFIKYKFQNMLRKNISLERSNAELNDQLLSKDNISQYLKSQSEMHNNKYIKDVRKIQPELNNFVDNIKGYNHLIKINNTTTNNYYNNYNNNIDENIRVSLKLSENIEGINNKITNEHIDTYENNNEYQNINIKHNNISSIQSLNFDEKLKSICACSMLLHDILNILNQNIKYDEPGIFQKSMKSIKIEKDELIMQNKLLKEKILQIETFILRDPFLVEKLYPTHKNINNNFLVKDKNKLYQNNKNISLYRNLCYLENKNFNLRKELFHYKQKILFYKTYINDMRDKLKHNLIQFYKQYHENKNENTEIMTSIYETINSKNEIVNTYNQYKNQNISYSKNICDNNTKNNSKIDHNEKIIIQTWTKLNELNVENKNLQDVKDKNLEPLEKDINLVDLNMPNKNDMYYFEIKELINKRKIELDKKLKGDIHVNINTSHHNINSGCNCVKAKEEVKSKNNSSLSGVIKNKILENTDNSTYIHKRNNYKTKHINNYNSYINKNIMYTYIKYKYMYDFYIQNKNILKKEMNKEEFNEFVNRYFLLYKKNNKTNQHFNNMSKDKIKHCSQTIPCVNKKNEHTENLDEHKNINQKETNDEHTKNDNLNMNVEDYHDITLGDSHENFIYNIEEEIIKKYTPEQTCKKEYNINDNFNEKKNIYQDNKKSKSFKENGKDVYKIQENIMNKKKHKQKEKKKINEKEKYVKEKIYNSFDIKKNTYKENTEIYKKNDDESVGKTKNEIDNVENDKNDENDKNVENDKNVENDENVENDKNVENDKNVENDENNKNKEEWNHNKKHENFERFYGVEEYPRRHDSSLEILKKNIKDLLKKKNKDEKYAFQDDKKDINVSEGKKDGNMQEENIFANKNSNNNKYNNNNNNKIEDNREKVDATLLKEENHIKQISNVNKKNGFENEQVKDDSFNIIENVKKHEEYIDDKNDGIITHMLDEKNVVSFEGDNSRKQIIKNKSKVLNDNPKTEDNKVNKNLINNDNINSYSIEDDKSNHNDNNDNNYHNDHSCINSFKSNIHNYNSKNEKLLRENEKIFTDKSVIINNNEEEKYVEDKINFHNTNFFMKSGSEYSEQDFFNNKKYSKVNIQTFKEIIYHYDINIYNFYLNLILYSKIDLIKMYNNKIFSVQINSDDILQYALNTYMNCNNNNNFFKEGEFMNKKKKHDNSSNIKKLNEKEYKTVIEYICNNSTNTCLKTIYHKINFITNESYEEFKNRFVECGGVVNLINLFYDEDINNFDKIFEVSFVNFCDIIGISRDSCSYHFNCMDKKFKGKGYIFLRNILRYLNVEEEMKEEYHKYNFISMHLKNLMYIYITENFHNLHEFFNAVIKKNKLYISLNEFIYFFSSNEKMTSYNFVQDDIINLYYSIIFYVYYTNKNKILQTVNYFHKGKNYENGYIKNKSHNDDEYVSGHKDNDITKLYTKNYSNNNNNNKNNKNNNKSVMQNNTHCFVEYDLSLCKEYFTLEDFDFAIEVKDLYFYFEGSECPLSKIKRRIIEIYGSVKKGLFINDQVCNSSDDSINSDSDINEKDIEENTYEIFKKNKYKHIDKITLYEKKIKNTLENDIPNDDIKVNKINKKTFMCLMYNIGIQIDYCLTLWENFQPFLEDHLLDYKMFSAFLNGKINCSNHDSEVNIQNIKKQINDIEEDKEISHRLNHHNRFKGTICSNLFMNIEEMNNGNLLTADEIEVTCQILNNISPFYYLDKNERKMFIKQLKKKCYKQNYDLNLLKDYDNTNKNKHNTSNDKNDYFKNEIIILINGILRNNKDAKCFINSVNVIYKNDIYNYIAHTNIAIINIDNSIYTHEFMNLIDKKRNISEEFMSIVNKIPILKNFPNMKKISLSMNVKKCIFEKHKIVIRKHDDPMQFFILKEGKINIFYHTSKTKNNPINTINQYQFFGEVSLIFNTLRTCDAIVESDTACCYAISKEYFLSLLNKDIVTEFVEYIRKTYTKGIESIISNYANSNEDVKQMNKYRKIQNEKKKKNKINKNKNNDHNNKNITSDEYETDECQNLSSDEKKKIISIINNKENKNEQDVKKSNSSPISITNSFNNMQKNKKYISNSFNKKSYYTNDFSNKSLNNKLSITSNNLSTDYISLDIEYIDKNNIQSFYSDLDKLLLNIFNAEQKYFTEEIETNLKKIKSFKKILRQMKDKETFLKNLKYEKCPKGKYIILEGDHCEYFYFIKQGQISIQKFNQHKNMYDEFVTYNENQYFGHQLILKNIKAFFIAVAIKDTELYTLEASLFLEFLSPFIDILNIINDINQINVLSEDIKNDFQKKKHDKNYILKVLKFLKKVNIIQKLDNDALYNASKNFTLQFFKKGQVIIKYQDTPDFFYIIKKGIVAVKTDFKEDTNEYVSNQKGVEKKLNEEKNILKDKINKTKSFYLYKYDYFGELSIINEQLRTTRCEAHTNCFLLAIDKISFINNFSSLFNDLLQEADIKYTRSYSLPPWLKSMYGNNFNTNMNSLSIKIPDSASSFSSISEDSSDVFSFEKEINEKLKEEKKKNQKEKEKERETNTYHYQTKKDDQKDITRKNIKHNNEQKEKSPYDIQRYHTNNFNNSKSTFSEYSNYSIDNEKEMKKIKEEKEKKINEIKMKELKVIEKIKLKEEKKLKSIMKRKVDEINMKSNSNIINSEQAYDNQGDAKNNDMKDKACTTTNTSDTTTYNNNNNNNDSDNILSYAKQEDKIEEEKKKTKNAHEELLNKNHHSVTKEFKESDIYKHENKDSSSNLVKSEYINIENEENDKYVTDFPKKSSSILKKKISNSNSTELDINKMLETLIAFISSEYNSIYHFYKGIDKFNTGYVKYNDFLDYMISLNIEDLFGSRENLESVFKHLCNEKNILTLIDLYKNIYKDEEIDKYELNLRLTEVYGSSTLAFKNIVFLNVEDALCNYINFEIVCEKVGLSNTNIKSIWDEINIMNEEYIPLEIVLSIMNGELFIEEAYNAYNLKKSLLNQVVNFFQGNENLTKMNTDMMETNFEVIYEEPIILNKGHHKIFTNECTHIVKLLESNIYFKFLTLEQRSFFTTLMDRKIMNYGDIIIKQNDEEAPIICIYDGKANLITYNLFGIEAPIGSVENNEIYGCDQAINEIPSNYEVKISSDIATVWILERSVYKENVKPMLEERQKNCTHILPVLRNVPILRYLSEEELVQISYAMKVEIYHPNHTIIKANTYDDKYYIICKGLVTVEKNTDCNKDKIVLSNLKKADYFGELALIKNIKRTANVILDTEAILLSLSDSEFNRLLHLHFNKFLNRAKANYKRVQMKEKTTIQSDIINLNSNTNIHSLASYRSKNKIVTIQDYNNNHKHKNDATTSKLPKGNISFSIEEKEDNKQKDDAQNVQTDNNKKKKDKEKHTKKNNKDKEKDKNKEKNKKIKKKKKEET is encoded by the exons atggaGGACCTTGAATCAAAAGCTATAGAAAATATTCATGACAATTTAAAGAAATGTATAGATAGAAGAATATCCaaaaatacaaatgaagatgaagaagaaagctcaaaagatatattctttatatacaattcattaaaagaatatatagAACAATTAAAACATACGAACAATTTTATACAACGAGAAAATGATTATttgagaaaaaaaaatgaaaagtTAATTAAAGAAAGCAATGAAAGAAATTCAATAAATAGgaattcaaataaaaatcaaaaatatggtacatatattaatgaaataaatcaattaaataatgaaaatgaatttattaaatataaattccAAAATATGTTAAGAAAAAACATTTCTTTAGAAAGATCAAATGCCGAATTAAATGATCAATTACTAAGTAAAGACAACATAAGTCAATATTTGAAATCTCAAAGTGAAATGCacaataataaatatattaaagatGTAAGAAAAATACAACCAGAATTGAATAATTTTGTGGACAATATAAAAGGGTATAACCatcttataaaaattaataatactactactaataattattataataattataataataatatagatgaaaatataagaGTTAGTTTAAAATTAAGTGAAAATATCGAAggtattaataataaaataacaaatgaacatatagatacttatgaaaataataatgaatatcaaaatataaatataaaacataacAATATATCAAGTATACAATCATTAAATTTtgatgaaaaattaaaaagtaTTTGTGCATGCTCCATGTTATTACATGATATACTAAATATCttaaatcaaaatattaaatatgatGAACCAGGTATATTTCAAAAATCAATGAAAagtataaaaatagaaaaagaTGAATTAATTATGcaaaataaattattaaaagaaaaaatattacaaatagaaacttttattttaagAGATCCATTTTTAGttgaaaaattatatcctactcataaaaatataaataacaattttttagtaaaagacaaaaataaattatatcaaaataataaaaatatttcacTTTATCGTAATTTATGTTATTTAGAAAACAAAAACTTTAATTTGAGAAAAGaattatttcattataaacaaaaaattttattttataaaacatatataaatgatatgAGGGATAAACTAAAACATAATCTAATTCAAttttataaacaatatcatgaaaataaaaacgAAAATACTGAAATTATGACTTCAATATATGAAACGATTAATTCTAAAAATGAAATAgttaatacatataatcaatataaaaatcaaaatatttcctattcaaaaaatatatgtgataataatacaaagaataattcaaaaattgatcataatgaaaaaattataatacaAACATGGACCAAACTTAATGAATTAAATgtagaaaataaaaatttacaa gaTGTTAAGGATAAGAATTTGGAACCACTAGAAAAAGACATCAATTTGGTAGATTTAAATATGCCTAATAAAAATGACATGTATTATTTCgaaataaaagaattaataaataaaagaaagATTGAACttgataaaaaattaaaaggAGATATACatgtaaatattaatacatCACATCATAATATCAATTCTGGTTGTAATTGTGTAAAAGCGAAAGAGGAGGTTAAgtcaaaaaataattcaagCTTATCTGGagttataaaaaataaaattttagAAAATACAGACAATTCgacatatatacataagaggaataattataagacaaaacatattaataattacaattcttatattaataaaaatattatgtatacatatataaaatataaatatatgtatgatttttatattcagaataaaaatattcttaaaAAGGAAATGAACAAGGAAGAGTTTAATGAATTTGTTAACAGatattttctattatataaaaaaaataataaaacaaatcaacattttaataatatgtctaaggataaaataaaacattgTAGTCAAACAATTCCTTgtgtaaataaaaaaaatgaacataCAGAAAATTTGGAtgaacataaaaatataaaccAAAAGGAAACAAACGATGAACACACAAAGAATGATAATCTAAATATGAATGTTGAGGACTATCATGATATAACCTTAGGAGATTCTCatgaaaattttatttataatatcgaagaggaaataataaaaaagtataCACCAGAGCAGACATGCaaaaaggaatataatataaatgataattttaatgaaaaaaaaaatatatatcaagataataaaaaaagtaaaagttttaaagaaaatggaaaggatgtatataaaatacaagaaaatataatgaataaaaaaaaacataaacaaaaggaaaaaaaaaagataaatgaaaaggaaaaatatgtaaaagAAAAGATATACAATTCGTTTgatataaagaaaaatacATACAAGGAGAATACagaaatttataaaaaaaatgatgacGAAAGTGTAGGTAAAACTAAAAATGAAATTGATAATGttgaaaatgataaaaatgatgaaaatgataaaaatgttgaaaatgataaaaatgttgaaaatgatgaaaatgttgaaaatgataaaaatgttgaaaatgataaaaatgttgaaaatgatgaaaataataaaaataaagaagaatggaatcataataaaaaacaCGAAAATTTTGAAAGATTTTATGGAGTTGAGGAATATCCAAGAAGACATGATTCGTCTTTAGAAatactaaaaaaaaatattaaagatcttttaaaaaagaaaaacaaagatgaaaaatatgcatttcaagatgataaaaaagatataaatgTATCGGAGGGTAAAAAGGATGGCAATATGCAAGAAGAAAACATATTTGCAAATAAgaatagtaataataataaatataataataataataataataaaatagaagATAACAGAGAAAAGGTTGATGCtacattattaaaagaagaaaatcatataaaacAAATCTCTAATGtcaacaaaaaaaatggtTTTGAAAATGAACAAGTCAAAGATgattcttttaatattatagaaAATGTTAAGAAACATGAAGAATATAtagatgataaaaatgatggAATTATTACACATATGCtagatgaaaaaaatgtagTTTCTTTTGAAGGGGATAATAGTAGAAAGCAAATaatcaaaaataaatcGAAGGTATTAAACGATAACCCCAAAACAGAAGATAATAAAGTGAATAAGAATCTCATAAATAAcgataatataaatagttATTCCATTGAAGACGATAAATCAAAtcataatgataataatgataataattatcataatgATCATAGTTGtattaattcatttaaaagtaatatacataattataatagtaaaaatgaaaaacTATTAAGAGAAAACGAAAAAATATTCACTGACAAATCagttattataaataataatgaggaagaaaaatatgtagaagataaaataaattttcataatacaaatttttttatgaaatcAGGAAGCGAATATTCTGAACAAGATTTCTTCaataataagaaatattCTAAAGTGAATATTCAAACatttaaagaaattatttatcattatgatattaatatatataacttttacctgaatttaattttatatagtaaaattgatttaataaaaatgtataataataaaatttttagCGTACAAATAAACTCGGATGATATATTACAATATGCTTTAAATACTTACATGaattgtaataataataataatttttttaaagaaggggaatttatgaataaaaaaaaaaagcatGACAATTCatcaaatataaaaaaattaaatgaaaaagaatataaaacagttattgaatatatatgtaataatagTACTAATACTTGTCtaaaaacaatatatcataaaattaattttataacaAATGAAAGTTATGAAGAATTTAAAAATCGTTTCGTAGAGTGTGGTGGTGTTgttaatttaattaatttattttatgatgaggatataaataattttgataaAATTTTTGAGGTATCCTTTGTAAATTTTTGTGATATTATAGGTATATCAAGAGATTCATGTTCTTATCATTTTAATTGTATGGATAAGAAATTTAAAGGAAaaggatatatatttttaagaaatatactacgatatttaaatgtagaagaagaaatgaaagaagagtatcataaatataattttatatctatgcatttaaaaaatttaatgtatatatatattacagAAAATTTTCACAATTTACatgaattttttaatgctgtcataaaaaaaaataagttatatataagtctcaatgaatttatatatttcttttcttcaaatgaaaaaatgACTAGCTATAATTTTGTACAAGAcgatataataaatttatattattctatAATCTTCtatgtatattatacaaataaaaataaaattttacaaactgtaaattattttcataaaggaaaaaattACGAAAATGGATACATAAAGAATAAGTCAcataatgatgatgaatATGTAAGTGGGCATAAAGACAATGATATTACTAAATTATATACGAAAAAttatagtaataataataataataataaaaataataaaaataataacaaatCCGTTATGCAAAATAATACACACTGTTTTGTTGAATATGATTTGTCGTTATGTAAAGAATATTTCACATTAGAAGATTTCGATTTTGCTATCGAAGTAAAAGAcctatatttttattttgaagGTTCTGAATGTCCTCTTTccaaaattaaaagaagaataatagaaatatatgGGTCCGTTAAAAAAGGACTATTTATTAATGATCAAGTATGTAATAGTTCAGACGATTCTATAAATTCAGACAGTgatattaatgaaaaagatatagaagaaaatacttatgaaatatttaaaaaaaacaaatataaacatattgataaaatcactttatatgaaaaaaaaattaaaaatacattaGAAAATGATATCCCTAATGATGATATCAAAGTcaataaaattaataagAAAACATTTATGTGCTTAATGTATAATATAGGTATACAAATTGATTACTGTCTAACCTTATGGGAAAATTTCCAACCTTTTTTAGAAGATCATTTATTAGATTATAAGATGTTTTCTGCCTTTTTGAATGGGAAAATAAATTGTTCTAATCATGATAGTGAAGtaaatattcaaaatattaaaaaacaaataaatgatattgaagaagataaagaaatatCACATAGACTTAATCATCATAATAGATTTAAAGGTACCATATGTTCTAATctttttatgaatatagAAGAAATGAACAATGGGAATTTATTAACTGCTGATGAAATCGAAGTTACTTGTcaaattttaaataacaTTTCTCCTTTCTATTACTtagataaaaatgaaagaaaaatgtttataaaacaattaaaaaaaaaatgttataaacaaaattatgatttaaacttattaaaagattatgataatacaaataaaaataaacataacacatcaaatgataaaaacgattattttaaaaatgaaataattattCTAATTAATGGTAtattaagaaataataaagatgccaaatgttttattaacagtgtaaatgttatatataaaaatgatatatataattacattGCACATACCAATATTGCTATAATTAATATTGATAATTCTATATATACACATGAATTTATGAATCTAATAGAtaagaaaagaaatatttcAGAAGAATTTATGAGTATTGTTAATAAAATACctatattaaaaaatttccctaatatgaaaaaaattagtCTATCTATGAATGTcaaaaaatgtatttttgAAAAACACAAAATAGTTATAAGAAAGCATGATGATCCCATGcaattttttatattaaaagaaggtaaaataaatattttttatcatacatctaaaacaaaaaataatccTATCAATACCATAAATCAATATCAATTTTTTGGTGAAGtatctttaatatttaatactTTAAGAACTTGTGATGCTATAGTAGAATCAGATACAGCTTGTTGCTATGCTATTTCAAAAGAATATTTCTTATCTCTCttaaataaagatatagTTACAGAATTTGTTGAGTATATACGTAAAACGTATACAAAGGGTATAGAAAGTATTATATCAAATTATGCAAATAGTAATGAAGATGTCAAACAAATGAAcaaatatagaaaaatacaaaatgaaaagaaaaagaaaaataaaataaataaaaataaaaataatgatcataataataagaatattaCTTCTGATGAATATGAAACAGATGAATGCCAAAATTTGTCATCtgatgaaaaaaagaaaattatttctattataaataataaagaaaataaaaatgaacaagatgtaaaaaaaagtaattCGTCTCCTATATCCATAACAAATAGCTTTAATAATATgcaaaaaaataaaaaatatatatctaattcttttaataaaaaaagttatTATACTAACGACTTTTCAAATAAAtctttaaataataaattgtCTATTActtcaaataatttatcaACTGATTATATATCTCTAGATATTGAATACattgataaaaataatatacaatCTTTTTATAGTGATTTAGACAAACtgttattaaatatttttaatgctgaacaaaaatatttcacTGAAGAAATTGAAACtaatttaaagaaaatcAAATCTTTCAAAAAGATATTAAGACAAATGAAAGACAAAgaaacatttttaaaaaatctgaaatatgaaaaatgtCCTAAGgggaaatatataatattagaAGGAGATCATTgtgaatatttttattttataaaacaaGGACAAATTTCTATACAAAAATTTAATcaacataaaaatatgtatgaTGAATTTGTTacatataatgaaaatCAATATTTTGGTCATCAGctaatattaaaaaatattaaagcTTTTTTCATAGCAGTAGCAATAAAGGATACTGAACTATATACTTTAGAAGCATCTCTTTTTTTAGAATTCCTTTCTCCTTTTATTGATATTcttaatataattaatgatataaatcagataaatgtattaagcgaagacataaaaaatgatttccaaaaaaagaaacacgataaaaattatatattaaaagtattgaaatttttaaaaaaagttaatattatacaaaaattaGATAATGATGCTCTTTATAATGCTTCTAAAAATTTTACACTACaatttttcaaaaaaggtcaagtaattataaaatatcaGGATACTCCAgatttcttttatattattaagaAAGGGATTGTTGCTGTAAAGACAGATTTTAAAGAAGATACAAATGAATATGTGTCCAATCAAAAAGGTGTagagaaaaaattaaatgaagaaaaaaatattttaaaagataaaataaacaaaacGAAATCAttctatttatataaatatgattaCTTTGGAGAATTATCTATCATCAATGAACAATTAAGAACAACTAGATGTGAAGCTCATACAAATTGCTTCTTATTAGCAATTGAtaaaatttcttttattaataatttttctagCTTATTTAATGATTTATTACAAGAAGctgatataaaatatactaGAAGCTATTCATTACCACCCTGGTTAAAATCTATGTATggaaataattttaatacaAACATGAACTCCCTTTCTATAAAAATACCTGACTCGGCAAGCTCATTCAGTAGCATTTCTGAAGATAGTAGCGATGTTTTTAGTTTTGAGAAGGAAATAAATGAGAAActaaaagaagaaaaaaaaaaaaatcaaaaagaaaaggaaaaagaAAGAGAAACAAATACATATCATTATCAAACAAAGAAAGATGATCAAAAAGATATAACaaggaaaaatattaaacatAATAACGAACAAAAGGAAAAGAGTCCTTATGATATCCAAAGATATCATACAAacaattttaataattcaaaaaGTACTTTTAGTGAATATAGTAATTACAGTATagataatgaaaaagaaatgaaaaaaattaaggaggaaaaagaaaaaaaaattaatgaaaTTAAGATGAAGGAATTGAAAGTTATTGAAAAGATAAAATTGAAAGAAGAGAAAAAGCTAAAATCAATTATGAAAAGGAAGGTAGACGAAATTAATATGAAGagtaatagtaatattattaattctGAACAGGCGTATGATAATCAGGGTGATGCcaaaaataatgatatgaAGGATAAGGCATGCACAACAACAAATACGTCTGATACTActacatataataataataataataataatgatagtgataatattttaagtTATGCGAAGCAGGAGGATAAAATTgaggaagaaaaaaaaaaaacaaaaaatgCTCATGAAGAATTgttaaataaaaatcatCATAGTGTGACAAAAGAATTTAAAGAATctgatatatataaacatgaaaataaagattCAAGTAGTAATTTAGTAAAAAGTgaatacataaatatagagaatgaagaaaatgataaatatgTTACTGATTTTCCTAAGAAATCTTCAagtattttaaaaaaaaaaattagtaACTCTAATTCAACTGAACTTGatataaacaaaatgtTGGAAACATTAATTGCGTTCATTAGTTCTGAATATAATTctatatatcatttttataaagGTATAGATAAATTTAACACTGGgtatgtaaaatataatgatttCTTAGATTATATGATTTCATTAAATATAGAAGATTTATTTGGATCTCGAGAAAATTTAGAAAGTGTGTTTAAACATTTATGTaatgaaaagaatatattGACATTAAtagatttatataaaaatatttataaggatgaagaaatagataaatatgaattaaatTTAAGATTAACCGAAGTTTATGGTAGTAGTACCTTAgcttttaaaaatatcGTATTTTTGAATGTTGAAGATGCTTtatgtaattatattaacTTTGAAATAGTATGTGAGAAAGTTGGACTAAgtaatacaaatataaaaagtattTGGGAtgaaattaatataatgaatgaagaatatattCCTTTAGAAATTGTTCTTAGTATAATGAATGGtgaattatttattgaAGAAGCATATAATgcatataatttaaaaaaatctCTTTTAAATCAAGTggttaatttttttcaagGAAACGAGAATCTTACAAAAATGAATACTGATATGATGGAAACAAATTTTGAAGTAATATATGAAGAACctataatattaaataaaggtcatcataaaatatttacGAATGAATGTACACATATAGTTAAATTATTAGAAAgtaacatatattttaaatttctAACACTAGAACAAAGATCCTTTTTCACTACATTAATGGAtagaaaaattatgaattatggtgatattataattaaacaaaatgatgaagaagcacctattatatgtatttatgATGGTAAAGCCAATttaattacatataatttatttggTATAGAAGCTCCAATAGGTTCTgttgaaaataatgaaatatatgGATGTGATCAAGCTATTAATGAAATTCCATCAAATTATGAAGTAAAAATAAGTTCAGATATAGCAACTGTATGGATATTAGAACGAAGTgtatataaagaaaatgtaAAACCTATGTTAGAAGAAAGACAAAAGAATTGTACTCATATTTTACCAGTTCTTAGAAATGTACCTATATTAAGATATTTATCTGAAGAAGAACTTGTTCAAATATCATATGCAATGAAAGTAGAAATATATCATCCTAATCATACTATTATAAAAGCAAATACATACGatgataaatattatattatatgtaaagGATTAGTTACTgttgaaaaaaatacaGATTGTAATAAGGATAAAATAGTTTTATctaatttaaaaaaagcAGATTATTTTGGTGAATTAGCTCTcatcaaaaatattaaaagaacAGCTAATGTTATCTTAGATACTGAAGCAATTTTGTTATCCCTTAGTGATTCAGAATTTAATAGACTTCTTCatttacattttaataaatttttaaatagAGCCAAAGCAAATTATAAAAGAGTAcaaatgaaagaaaaaacaaCCATACAATCTGATATTATTAATCTAAATAGTAACACAAATATTCATTCACTTGCTTCATATCgatcaaaaaataaaatagtTACTATACAGGATTATAACAATAACcataaacataaaaatgatgCTACTACGTCCAAGTTACCTAAGGGTAACATAAGTTTCTCTattgaagaaaaagaagataaCAAACAAAAAGATGATGCACAAAATGTCCAAAcagataataataagaaaaagaaagataaagaaaaacatacaaaaaaaaataacaaagataaggaaaaagataaaaataaagaaaagaataaaaaaattaaaaagaaaaagaaagagGAAACATGA